The following proteins come from a genomic window of Mammaliicoccus sp. Marseille-Q6498:
- a CDS encoding 5-bromo-4-chloroindolyl phosphate hydrolysis family protein — translation MKYNLSYVLGALLAVPISFIAFLFSVFQLDINFMLDIGVFMGSYVLSFLPIQLYSSSRYLKDMGLTRREFRFIRRQLNDASPKLKRLYKNYMRVRSYSEFKNLNEVAKLARTIYNTVKQSPEKFYTVESFFYSHLDNTVNLIENYTILQRMPNKSKEEKAKLKQTKLTIDENKRTLVADLKQLNESSYHQLDIEMELSDIAKNRNSYTKVLPNTKKEKVNLKNKQDNFEKEYEKETER, via the coding sequence ATGAAATATAATTTATCATATGTATTAGGTGCACTACTTGCAGTTCCAATTTCATTTATAGCTTTTCTATTCAGTGTATTTCAATTAGATATAAACTTTATGCTAGATATTGGCGTATTTATGGGTTCCTATGTGCTTAGTTTCTTACCTATTCAGTTATACAGTTCTAGTCGATATTTAAAAGATATGGGATTAACACGTAGAGAATTTCGTTTTATTAGACGTCAGTTAAATGATGCGAGTCCAAAGTTAAAAAGATTATATAAAAATTATATGCGTGTTAGATCGTACAGCGAATTTAAAAATCTTAACGAAGTAGCTAAATTAGCAAGAACAATTTATAATACTGTCAAACAATCGCCAGAAAAGTTTTATACAGTGGAAAGCTTCTTCTACTCTCATTTAGATAATACAGTGAATTTAATTGAAAATTATACGATATTACAACGTATGCCTAATAAATCTAAAGAAGAAAAAGCAAAGTTAAAACAAACGAAGCTGACGATTGATGAGAATAAAAGAACTTTAGTTGCAGATTTGAAGCAGCTAAATGAGTCAAGCTATCATCAATTAGATATTGAAATGGAATTATCTGATATAGCTAAAAATCGAAATAGTTACACAAAAGTATTACCTAATACAAAAAAAGAAAAAGTTAATTTAAAGAATAAACAAGACAATTTTGAAAAAGAATACGAAAAAGAAACGGAGCGTTAA
- a CDS encoding acylphosphatase, translating to MNAKHIKVFGRVQGVGFRFFTSQLANKYNIVGSVENVSDYVEIYASGDQENLDAFVKGVVEGVAPASSVDDYTIEDVTLDEKTKHFKTL from the coding sequence ATGAACGCAAAACATATAAAAGTATTCGGACGAGTACAAGGTGTAGGATTTAGATTTTTTACATCTCAATTAGCAAATAAATATAATATTGTAGGTTCAGTTGAAAATGTTAGCGACTATGTGGAAATATACGCTAGTGGTGATCAGGAGAATTTGGACGCTTTTGTTAAAGGTGTTGTGGAAGGTGTAGCACCTGCTTCATCAGTGGATGATTACACGATTGAAGACGTAACTTTAGATGAAAAAACAAAGCACTTCAAAACGTTATAA
- a CDS encoding DUF1033 family protein translates to MWKIVTIRADYEGWWLFDDWREKIIKEIICNDYNDMLKEYDALLERYQLKFVNEIIGKHNIHAFYNNCDIAYCEDCEEDLQIFYSILILNDNSIYTPLPK, encoded by the coding sequence ATGTGGAAAATCGTAACAATACGAGCGGACTATGAGGGATGGTGGCTCTTTGATGATTGGAGAGAGAAAATCATTAAAGAAATAATATGCAATGACTATAATGACATGTTAAAAGAATATGATGCGTTGTTAGAAAGATATCAATTAAAATTTGTGAACGAAATAATAGGTAAACACAACATTCATGCATTTTACAATAATTGCGATATTGCATATTGTGAAGATTGTGAAGAAGATTTACAAATTTTTTATAGTATTCTTATATTAAATGACAATTCAATTTATACACCATTACCAAAATAA
- the cspA gene encoding cold shock protein CspA: MKQGTVKWFNAEKGFGFIEIEGENDVFVHFSAINQEGYKSLEEGQAVEFEVVEGDRGPQAANVVKL, from the coding sequence ATGAAACAAGGTACAGTAAAATGGTTTAACGCAGAAAAAGGATTCGGTTTTATCGAAATCGAAGGAGAAAATGACGTATTCGTACATTTCTCAGCAATTAACCAAGAAGGTTACAAATCATTAGAAGAAGGTCAAGCAGTAGAATTCGAAGTAGTAGAAGGCGACCGTGGCCCACAAGCTGCAAACGTTGTAAAACTATAA
- the lysA gene encoding diaminopimelate decarboxylase yields the protein MTVQYNEQGALTMGGVSLQTIAASFGTPAIVYDEEQIRTQCRRFHKAFQESGLPYSISYASKAFSSIQLFKLMAEENMGLDVVSEGELYTALASGFDASKIHFHGNNKTIDEIEYAIERGVEYFVIDSLDEIERINRIASTPVKATLRVNPGVEAHTHEFIQTGQEDSKFGLSIKHGTALEGIKAIQEAKNIEFKGIHFHIGSQIFEADGTINTVGIVFKWLKENDINIEILNIGGGFSIQYTNEDKSYPIEDGIKSITDAIKENSEKYDMPIPEITIEPGRSIVGEAGVTLYQIGTIKEIPNVNTYVSIDGGMSDHIRTALYDAKYEALLVNRQDEETREVTIAGKLCESGDLIGRNMQLGTSAKVKDYIAVLSTGAYHYSMSSNYNQMLKPAVLFVKDGKAREVIKRQSLKQLIMNDVK from the coding sequence ATGACAGTACAATATAATGAACAAGGTGCTTTAACTATGGGCGGTGTATCATTGCAAACAATTGCTGCAAGTTTCGGTACACCAGCTATCGTATATGATGAAGAACAAATTAGAACACAATGCAGAAGATTCCATAAAGCGTTTCAAGAGAGCGGTTTACCCTACTCTATTTCATATGCATCTAAAGCATTTAGCAGTATACAGTTATTCAAATTAATGGCTGAAGAAAATATGGGCTTAGATGTAGTATCAGAGGGAGAATTATATACAGCGTTAGCAAGCGGATTCGACGCTAGTAAAATACATTTTCATGGTAACAACAAGACTATTGACGAAATTGAATATGCTATTGAAAGAGGCGTAGAATATTTTGTTATAGATTCATTAGATGAAATTGAACGTATTAACCGTATTGCTTCAACGCCTGTAAAAGCAACGTTACGCGTAAATCCAGGTGTAGAAGCACATACACATGAATTCATTCAAACAGGCCAAGAAGATAGCAAATTTGGCTTGTCTATTAAACATGGTACAGCTCTAGAAGGTATTAAAGCCATTCAAGAAGCGAAAAATATTGAATTCAAAGGTATTCACTTTCATATAGGATCACAAATATTTGAAGCGGATGGCACAATAAATACAGTTGGTATCGTATTTAAATGGCTTAAAGAAAATGATATTAACATTGAAATCTTAAATATTGGTGGCGGATTTAGTATACAATACACGAACGAAGACAAAAGCTACCCTATCGAAGACGGTATTAAAAGTATTACAGACGCTATAAAAGAAAATAGCGAAAAATATGACATGCCAATCCCTGAAATTACAATCGAACCAGGACGTTCTATCGTAGGAGAAGCGGGTGTGACTTTATATCAAATCGGTACAATAAAAGAAATTCCAAATGTTAATACGTATGTATCAATTGATGGCGGAATGAGCGATCATATTAGAACGGCATTATATGATGCGAAATACGAAGCGTTATTAGTAAATAGACAAGATGAAGAAACAAGAGAAGTTACCATTGCCGGTAAACTATGCGAATCTGGAGACTTAATTGGTCGTAACATGCAATTAGGCACTTCAGCAAAAGTTAAAGACTATATTGCTGTATTATCAACTGGCGCATATCATTACTCAATGAGCTCAAACTACAATCAAATGCTTAAACCAGCTGTACTATTCGTAAAAGATGGTAAAGCGAGAGAAGTAATAAAAAGACAATCATTGAAACAACTTATTATGAACGATGTGAAATAA
- the alr gene encoding alanine racemase: protein MVARITIDKQSFLNNVKKVMNDTDVMAVVKNDAYHFGLEFAVENFIEAGISTYSTTSLHEAVRIRNMNADVNIFLMNPSTEFETLRTHNISMTLPSLQFFEQYKNELKQIHLHLELENLLHRSGLKNAEEMIQVLEDNQSLPNDQQAVIDGIWTHFGYADEFDGDEYEVERNAWIECLNAVLEQGYTFDFIHSQNSASFVREDGLLPNQTHARLGIILYGSRPYSTLPTTLTKQSFEVTANVIQVRDIKQGETCGYSFQYTADKDCKIAVVDIGYGDGILKSRAKHDALINNKRYPIRGLMMSHMFVEVDESVKSGDSVTMYSNEIRIDEFTFKGVGANSEQISALNYHSLIKEIKS from the coding sequence ATGGTCGCAAGAATTACAATTGATAAACAATCGTTTTTAAATAATGTTAAAAAGGTAATGAATGATACGGATGTGATGGCAGTTGTAAAAAACGACGCCTATCACTTTGGACTAGAATTTGCTGTGGAAAATTTTATAGAAGCAGGTATAAGCACATATAGTACGACTTCTTTACATGAAGCGGTTCGAATTAGAAATATGAATGCAGATGTAAATATATTTCTTATGAACCCATCGACTGAATTTGAAACATTAAGAACGCACAACATAAGTATGACGTTACCTTCATTACAATTTTTTGAGCAGTATAAAAATGAATTAAAGCAAATCCACTTACATTTAGAACTAGAGAATTTACTGCATCGTTCAGGACTAAAGAATGCAGAAGAAATGATACAAGTATTAGAAGATAATCAATCATTACCAAATGATCAACAAGCTGTAATAGATGGCATATGGACACACTTTGGTTATGCAGATGAATTTGACGGAGATGAATATGAAGTAGAAAGAAATGCTTGGATAGAATGTTTAAATGCTGTTCTTGAACAAGGATATACATTTGACTTTATTCATTCTCAAAATAGTGCAAGTTTTGTACGTGAAGATGGTTTATTACCAAATCAAACACATGCAAGATTAGGTATTATATTATATGGATCTAGACCATACAGTACGCTCCCTACTACATTAACTAAGCAGTCATTTGAAGTAACTGCTAATGTTATTCAAGTACGTGATATTAAACAAGGAGAAACGTGTGGTTATAGCTTCCAGTACACTGCTGATAAAGATTGTAAAATCGCAGTTGTTGATATCGGCTATGGTGACGGTATACTTAAGTCGAGAGCTAAACATGATGCGTTAATTAACAACAAAAGATATCCAATACGCGGTTTAATGATGAGTCATATGTTTGTTGAAGTAGACGAATCAGTAAAAAGCGGTGATAGTGTCACGATGTATAGTAATGAAATAAGAATAGATGAGTTTACATTTAAAGGTGTCGGAGCAAATTCTGAACAAATTAGTGCACTCAACTATCATTCTTTAATAAAGGAGATTAAATCATGA